ATCTGTTCTGGTAACAAAGTTAAAACTTGTGTATCTTGagtactttgtttttttctctctcttttttgggggggacaAAGACTTACAGTGTGTTTCTCCACACCGTGACAGTGACCTTCTCGCTGTGGATGTACTCTGGTGGACACTGCCTAATAACTACTCTGCATTCCTGGCCAGACTGGGCGGGCGGGCTCTGGGCGCTCCAGGGATACaatgtcaccatgacaacaggaGGTTGTGCTCAGACACGACTGGCAGGCCTGCAGCAATAGGTGCAGCTTCTCAGGCTGTCCCGATCTGTGCTGCCCTCTGTGCTTCCGCGACGGCCATCCTCGTAGTGGGACACTGGAGGTTAAAGCAAAACAGGGAACATATGAAGTTAAAGGGGAATTCTGGTATTTTTCTACTAGGCTCTTGCTCTCATAATTGTGACCATTCGACATGTGGGTCAAAATAACCTTTTACTCAACACCTCTTTTGTAGATACGGGAGATCTGACTCTAGCTAAACAATATATATTTGGGACAATCTGCATTAAAATGCACCCCTACAAAGCAACTGTCTGTTTACGTGAAAAGCTTTAAGAGGCTTGTGCTGCTTCTCCCCAGATATTCATTGTTTTGCCAGAGTCACGTTATCTGAATCTATCTGAATCTCTTCCAGAGGTGACAAGTACAAAGTTAGTTTGAGTTAGAACTTCTGTTTTCCATTTGCCATTTTCCTCGAACAAGTCAACTTAAGTTCAGCCACAAGGTCATGCCTCAAACCTCTAATCACCTGTAAAGCCCACTTTCAACATACCTGAtgactcctcctctcctgtttgtGTCAATTTTCTCGACTCCTCTATTCTCTTCACGCACCTCTTACACCTTCTTTcatcccctcccctctccctctatACTGTCTGAAAGTTGGGTCTCCTCTTTTTTCAAATTTCCAGTCATAATTGACTGTGGCTGTTGACATGAACGCTATTTACAACACCTAACATCACTAAACCTTTAACCACCTACTGTGTGGCTTAATATTTTTAAGCGGAGAGAGCCACAGGTCTGAAACAGACTGAAGGtgatttgtgtttgttcatgATAACTtacagctctcctcctccccattCCCCAAatcatcgtcctcctcctcttcctcctcctcctcctctgggagCAGATGTCCATGGCAGGGACTGGTGGGAGTAATCTGACTGGGTCCCTCGAGACTAGTGCCCAGCTGCAGCTTCCGCATGTGGCGGACCACCGCTGTGGCATTAAATGCTTGCTACacggccagagagagagagagagagagagaaagagcgagaggaagggaaaaaaagacatctgtgtctgacagctactgagagaaaaacagcacagttgTACAAAATGTGCTGTAACTCCTGCCAATCTTAATATTGCTCTTTCAGCAGGTCGCTCTGTGATTCAGACGAAGCACTGACCTTCCATTTACTTTTGGCAAAGTTCTTCTTGATTTGAGCGCTGACAGATTCATGGATATTCTTGTCCAGAGCTGTGTCTCCACAAATCCTGCAAAGTCAACAAGAATTAAGAGAATGTACAGGCAGTTGAAACACTTGACTGAGGCACAGGCAATATTAgactattcattcattcattgattgTTCAAGCAAAAATATTCCAGCACCAGTTTTGCAAATGTGAAGATTAGATCTTTTTCATGTGATAGTGAACTGAATATGTTggagttttggactgttggtcggataaaataaaacatttggatgTTTCACAATCAGCTCTGGGGAAGTAGAATGTGCATTTTTCACTACTTTCTGGCGTTTTATAGACAAAGAGATTGATCATTGAGCTGAGGCAatgattgacagattgattgataaagaaGATCATTATTAGCTGCAGCCTCACGTTGTATCTTGTCcatgaaatagtgaaaaatggcCAAGAGTCAATCAAATtacaataacataaaacatgagTGAGTGACACTTTTGACTGATGAATACCTTAAAAGATTAATCTGATTTCAGAATTGTTGATGATTCATTTCAGTTCAACTGAAATCTAAATAGTTAAATGTTTCAGTTCCTTCAATCAAATAGTCAACAAAAAAGTATGCGTGTATTTCTGAGGTGCTTTTTGAGATGTGAAGGTATTTTGTCTTACCATGGATGCTGGAGGGCCTGTTCACAGGTATATCTCTTCGACGGGTCTTTCTCCATCAGGTGACAGATGAAGTCTTTGGCTAAAAcatataaaattaaattgaCATTGTAATAGTCCACTCTAACTTATTCATCTTCAACGCTGGATCCACTGTAGATATTTTTAGACAGTAGTACCTGAATCTGAGATGTCATCCCAGTATGGGGAGTCAAATTCATACTCTGCTTTCAGAATCTGCTCAAATAACTTGGCATCGTTTTCATCGTAAAACGGAGGATATCCACATAACCTGAGGGAGCAATATTGGAACACAGTCAACAAGAGTAAACGATCACtttacacactttacacactCAGTGATGAAAGAGCTCAGACTTACAGAATATAAGAAATAACTCCTATGGACCAGCAGTCCACTGCTTTGCTGTACGGCTTCTGAGCGAGCACTTCTGGAGCTGTgaagcacacacagcagaggttCAGAAAAagtatagtaaaaaaaaaagtaaaaaaatatgaCCCAGAACAGAAGTGGGGGTGAATTCAAGTAATCGTGACCTTTTGGTAACACCACGTGATCTGGTAGGTCACGTTAAACAGGTAGAGAGCACTTCTGAAACACTTGCAATTGACTCAGTAGTGGATGAAAGAGCCTCTCACAACGTGCTGAATAAAGAGGGGGTATCAGCTGAAACAGCAAGTGCTGAGCTCACATGAAAGAGGGGCAAGCAGTGGAGAGTGTCGCAGATCAGAGAAATAAATACCTTACCCACATATCCAGGAGTACCGCAGGCTGTGGACATGACACTGCCTGCTCCCTCGATCTTTGACAGTCCAAAGTCACTGATCATAATTTTAGAGTCTTCGTCCATACTGTAATACAGCAAATTCTCTGGCTGCAAAGACAAGGAGAACGATCAAAGAGGAGGGTTTGCTGATGGGAAAAAGGGCCAACTGCAAGCCAGGTTAAGCTGTTATCTCTCTGTTCTCCCTGAGCAATGATACCTTCAAGTCTCTGTGAACGATCCCCATATCGTGGAGATATTTGACTGCATCCAAGATCTGATGGATGAGTTGGCTGGCGTCTCTCTCAGTGTAGAAACCTTTCTCCACAATCCTGTCAAACAACTCCCCTCCAGATACCCTGCCAGGTGAAACGCATGGAAAACAATTAAATAGTCCTGTTCCTGAATATTAGTGGTTTTGTACTGAATTCGGTCTATCAAAAAATTAATCTGCTTTTAATTAATCTATTCATCCTGtagttaaaggtcccatattctgcaaagtgcacttttaaatgtatttccaaCATTAACATGTGTCAACAATGTGTCTACAGACCGCTAAATTCTGAGTAAAGACCGTCCTCTTTtattctcctgctccatctttcactaaatgtgtgtgaaaatgtttagTTAGTCTTTAATGATGTCaaaaggggatctgttgatcatgtgacctcccccagcccttcagcaggccgaccaTACCCGCCCACTGAAAGCCTCCTGAATCCTCCTCGCTGTCCActattgttttttcctcattaacatacacacagcattcagacagaggctgaaaacagctgcagcagccatgtctgtatgagaaaataatgagcTTAAACCATAAAAACCTGTTCTGGTAGGACCCCCAGATACAATtatgaacatgaaaatgagcagaatatgtgACCTTTAAAACCCCTTAACAAACAATTTCTTGCCGGTGGGCCAGTCATAACGaactcatgttgtgcagccaaTTAAAGTTCAAATCACAGACCTAGATACATAAGTTATCTAATGTGTCACGGCTGAGTTCTACAAAAATTGAGGATAAAATGATACAACAAACATCTAGAATATTTGGTGCagttataaaataatataattatagaATTTGAGTATTTCAATTGACACTATAGACTTTATATGACACACAGTACATGAATGAATATGACACTAGAGTGGGGAAACAAAAGGGGAAAATTGTACGTTAACTGACcgttaatgtaataaaatgacataacaAAGTGAAAGACACCCATCACAAGTCCTCACATGCCATggtgacatttttaaatgtcttgttttgttgttttctctaaaaaaaaaacattaacgtTAAACAGATGAAAGAAGCAAATCCCATTTGAGACACCGACCCAGAgaatgtttgatatttttgcttcAAAAATTCCAGATTCATTTTCTATAAATCGAAACccttgtttcagctctactgtACAGTAAAATGCATGCTATGTGCACGCCTTTCATCACATAATTGGCTCTTATGTAggataaagaggaagaagaactcACAGCTGCATGACGAGATATAGATGCGATGTACTTTCAAAGATGTCCTCCAGTGAAACAATGTTGGGGTGCTTGATTCTGAGGAAGATGAATGCACAGAAACCGTCAGATCGAAtatgttgcatttttaattgAGCCACATTTCTCTAATGTTTACTGTCAGTTGGTCACCAGATGGCATTCTTGCTACATAATTCAAATTTAGAGTGGCATGCTGTCTCTTTTCTATATTAAACCCTTCCACAAATTGAGATCAAACCTATGTGTTTGCCCCGTTGGCCTAAAATAGAAACTGAAAAAAGCCTCTCAGatcaaatacagacacacagatacaataACTACCTCTTGCTAAGAATGACAATAACAGTGTCGGCAGCTGGAGCCTTTTACAAAGAACAGCTTTGGAGATTATAGCTATAGGTGCTTGACAGAATGACTACAAACGCtattctcacacacagaaaaatagaaGTGGATCATTTATTGTTATGGACCAGGCAGCAGACGTTGAGCATCTCTCATGGCTCTCAAGTGAAGTTGAGAGCTTATGATCACACCATTGCTATGACACATAAGGGGCTAATGTGACTTTCAGTGGAAATAGAatatccctgtgtgtgtttttccagatTATTTCTTCATGTCTCTCACTCTCATGActttcatatatatttaatgGTGACTTTGAGTATTTGGCCAAACTCCACTCCTCCCATTCTTCCATATCCATCTCCTTCTATCCAACCCTACCCCCTCTCCACTTCTGCACCCTctatgtctctttctctttcttcaatACACTGCTGCGGGGAACTCCACACCATCTCCGCCTCTGTGTGCTGTTGCCCTGGCAACAGGGACACTAAAAATAGGTCTATCTTCTTTACTCCTGACATTTCCGGTGCACAATCCTACTGTTTCTACTGACACCATGCATTTAGTCACCCATTCAATTGACCCCTTGCATATATTTGCATTCGTACATGCATTGTTGTACGAGGCTGCTCTGATTCCTCCCGCTGGACACGAAGCGGTAGAGGGCGCATCACGGGGGAACTGTGACCTCACCTGTGTAGTACCGCGATCTCATTTTCAATGTTGTTCTCTTTGCCTTCCAACGCTTTCTTGGGGATGCACTTGATGGCCACAAGCCTCTGggtcctcttctcctctgctaGAACCACCTCTGAGAAAGCTCCCCTAAAACAGAgccagtggacacacacacatacacacacacacacagacagacacacacacacacacaaatgcacgcattagagaaagacagagaagtgtgtgggagtgtgggGTGAAGATCTGAAAGTAGTATTCATTCTTCTTAGCCGACAGACCATGATGGATTGATTGATGAAGTGTTACAAAAGAAGAAAGTCCTAACAAGCCATAatattttgaattgttttttggtttattcTCACACTAAATAAAGTCCAGTTATTAGATATTTCTGTGGCCTCCTCTCAACTGACCACAACATCAGAGCTTTTAAAAAAGATCTCAAAATACCCTccgtccatctgtgtgtgtgtgtgtgtgtttgtatgctgtgtgtgtgcgagtggtgtttagatgaataattcaaaatggtGACATTACCGAGAGGTTCTGTAGGCTGAAAAAAAGGCTCAGGAGGTGAATCAGTGAAACAGTCACATACTGATATTTATAGTGATATCAGTTGCTTTTAGAAAAAGAAACTATTTTTAATCCATTCAATAATAGATCCAGTAAATGTAGTGTGGCTGTTTCTGAGGGAGACTAGACTGCATTATGGATCATGGTGATGATGAGAGGGAGAATAGTGTGTATTTACACAGTCTCCCCACAGCAGCGTGGGAGGGAGCTCAGGAGGAGGCCTGAACGCACAAACAATGTTCAGAACCACAGGGATCctttacatgtgtgtgaacCAGCACTGTCATGAAATACGCAGTGGAAGTTCGATGTTCATGTTTTAGCAAATATTTCCTTTTCCATCTATCGCACCGTAAGGAGCATGTAAGGAGCTCTCAGCGTTAACTTCACTCAAGTCTGCAACCTTAAATAAAAGAATGCAGACTTCACAGCGCTGTTGCCAACAGCAACCATGCGATAAGGAGGCAAACATCTCTCACTTTCTGTTTATTCTGCTTTTAATGGTTATTAGCAGTTAATTGCAGAGCAGAAGAGTTATTGTGCAACCCCACCCTCTCTCAGTACACCTCCCCTCCATGTGGATTTTTCCCATCATCATGTCATAATAAATGCTCAGTGTGGGTCTGTGGTAATCCTTGAGATGGCTTTGTATCGTGGCCATCTTGTGCTCGACGAAGCAGCGCAGCAGAAATTTTTGCATGGTGAAGCCGATGCACACGAGGAGAGCtgattctcacacacacatctctggtTTCAATTTTTGAAACGTCCTTAAAATAATCTCAAAGCAAAATCACATAAAGCTCCGATTCTTATCGACCCATGaaagcattttaatgtgtttaagtCTGCAGCATTTACAGGCAGGGTTTCCTCAGAGGGTCGAGAGCGTCAAACTTCTATTATCTCTGAGAAATGATCTATTTGGTATTATTGGCTGTTTAAAATAGAAGGGTCATTGGGCCGAAACAGGGAGACAGATGGGTAGGAATTCATTAAATTCACTGACATGTGAatttatattgtgtatattGGGCAGAGTTTAGTACTTAAAACACTGCTTCTGTTTCTGGCCTTACATGGAGAAGAAAAAGCTTTTTTGGTTATGGGGATGCAGCCAatggtttttaaatatttggttaaaatgatattcagtttacaaagATAGAAAACAGGCAAGAGCAGCAAACTCTCATACTTGAGAAGCTGGAGTGAAAGAAtgcttgggtttttttttgctttaaattcaATTACTAAAAGATTattcaattatcaaaatagccaATTAATCTTACTAATGGACTatttaattaatcaactaattgtgtAAGCACTAGCTGGTTAGCTTCAAAATTATGGCCACATTATGGTAATGCTGACATAAACTTGCCCGAGCCGCTGCTGTTTCTAAAATAATAGTGATGAGCAGTGCAATCCTTAAAATCCAGCAAACCATTTTAACCATATTTTAGCTGTTGTCACTGGCAAGATAAGTTTCATACTGTTTTCTCCCTGCCCTAAAAACAATACTATTGAATTAAAAGATATAATTTAGAGCAATTGGTGGCCTTGTACTATAGTAAATATCTGATTACAAATTTTATCAAATTTCCATCCATGTTGTTTTCATAATactcctgaaaatgaaaaaaatgcttgcacacacacctctctacTGTTGCCATGAGACACATTGTAATTAACCATCCAGTTGCTCTTTTCTACCTGGAGACGTAGTAGGGGTGGCCTGTCAGGGGGTTTGGGAAGAGGAACAGTAGACAGAGGGGGTGAGGAAGCTACTGTTGCTGTTATTCTGAGCTGCTGAGAATTAGTTAAGAGCTAATGTGTAATTTTGAACGTGAAAAAAACTAGATCGGAGAATGGTTTATGTTATTGTCCAGCCTTATAGACTTCAACATCCTCAGTCTCTTCGGTTTGTTTGTTCCGCCTGCAGGTAGTAACAGACCGCTGAAATCTTGATGCatcattttatctattttatgcCAATAAATAATCCTGGCATGCACATTAACTTGCTGTAGacaaattgaaataaataagtTTCATATGAGTCATTGGTCTTAAGACTAATAGCTGGCAttcagctgtttctgtgttcatGAACAAGGCTGTCCCTACATATTTTTAGACGTTTTTGCAGATAAActatggatggatagatagatagatagatagatagatagatagatagatagatagatagatagatagatagatagatagatagatagatagacagatacatagatagatagatagatagatagatacatagatagatagatagatagatagatagatagatagatagatacatagatagatagatagatagatagatagatagatagatagatagatagatagatacatagatacatagatacatagatacatagatacatagatagatagatagatagatagacagatacatagatagatagatagatagatagatagatagatagatagatagatagatagatagatagatagatacatagatacatagatagatagcaGAATGGAAATAAACACCACAGGatgtgtcagtctgtctgtctgacacacacacacacacacacacacactcacacacaaacacacacacagaatgagagatacagagagagagagagagagagagagacacacacacacacacacatacaagcacaagTTGTTGAAAACACTGTAATCCCATCTGTCCATATGGGAAAATATTGATTCACACATTCTCATATCGCTGTCAGAGTCTCTCAGTGCTTCCACTATGAGAAGTGTGCTCATATTGCCGTCTTCCGTGTCTTTGAGGTTTCACCTGACAATTTATAATCATGATTTTATGCATGATGTGCTGTTAATAATCTACATGAAAAAACGTCCGTCCTGTCAGATGCAGGCACATACTCTAGAGGTGTTTGATTGAACTGCATCAGCTATTTCTAAATCAGTTGAATTTGTTTAACTTCCTCCTAAGCTCTCAGTGGCTAGCTAGCTTCAAAGCAGTGATTTACTTAAGTTTCACATAAGAACCTAAGAAACTTATGAACTAGACAAGACTTTATTAATGCAGTGTTATTGTTGCACTAGACAATTTGTCTAGTTGGTCAGTTGGTTTTCAGCTAAGCAGCCATTATATCTAGTTGTAACTAGGTATAAGTTACTAATTTCTATGAAAGAACTAGTCTGTGTGGTGCAACCCACTTTAATTTGGTTATGTGTAAATGTCCACTTTGTAAACACTTTGGGTTTATAACTAGGACAAGTTTGGATTTATGAGCATCTGGTGCTACCGGCATTTGGACTAGTAGCACATTAATGACCTACACAAATAGAATAGTATGATATAATTAAAGCCCATTTCTGTTGCAATGGCAAATTTTATTCATGATGTCCTTTTGTTGCTGAAGATACTCAGTCCATCAGGCAGGCTCAGGTCCCTTGAACCTGTTGCGGACAGCTATGAGCATCCATCAGTCTACTGATCTCACCTGATGGAAGCGCTGCCTCCAAACTCAACTTGCCTCCAAGTCCTAAAAAGCTTTCTCTTTTTAGCCTACTccattttgtgtgtctgcttgtgggtgtttgggagagagagagagagagaaacagaacgCGAGTAGTGGATATGTACGGACACACAGTGTAAACCCATTCTAAACAATCACCACATTCATTCATACGTCTGCATCACTACAAAAAAATACCATCTCTGTCAAAGCTTGGGACTGGACCATTCACTAACAATGCTACAACTGTATGCGTTCTCCACCTACTCTGCTGAAGTCATGAGTAGGTCAAACCTCTTAactcctctgctcttctctaTAAACAATCCAACCAGCATGAGTGCTTTCCAACAGTGTTTAGTACGGCATAGTCACAATGTTTATACTCCTACACATTATCCACCCGGACTGCACAAGTGATTCTTAAAACTTGCCTCTCCTATTTCTTACTTCTTATACTTCGGTTTCCACTGGGGGCACGCTGACATTTCCAGTTCATTTTATTAAGTTACTCTAGGTGCAGCATTCAGCTATTGTATGCCAGATATCTATGTTTGAATTTTCAGTTAGGCCCCCCCCCCTTATGTCAAAACTAATCAAATATGCGCATTACTGTGTTTTAatactgaatttaaaaaaatcatataaaGAAAGGAGTGCTGgtactgctgctcctgctgagaATCAGCATCAAATTCTGCAGCTCTTTGCAGGTCTGCATCACGCATGTATCGTGTAACTATTGGTGAATAGTTCTATGATGGAAAGATCTGAGAGGAGAAGTGAGCGTCAGCAATACGTTTAAGAAGCACTCTGATGTGGATGTTTATGgatgtttttactgctgtgttgTGGTCTGAAATTATTCATGAAGTGGCCCCGTGCTCGTCATTTCTGTCAGACAAGCTGCCAGTTTGCAGGGATCTGTCTGTCCGCTGCACTCGTAAACTCAGCTGATGTTCATGCATCAATATCACTACTTCTAGCCCTGGAAGTCTCGCCCCAACATCCTAtttcacacatgaaaacatcaaaacGTGGACATAGATAGACATCGCTAAGTCAAAAAGCGTCTAGGATGTCAACATCCATTAAAGAGAGAGTTGTCACAGAAGCTCACACTTCTTGTAACACTTCTATATCTACAGTCTTTAACAAAAACTCTCGGCATCCAGATCACAGTGAAGCAAACCTGAGTAAGTCAGAATCTCCTCATGTGTCAGTACGCATTAATTTGGCAAAATAACAACAGTGGTATGGCTCCAGACTGACTCTGAGGACTGCACTCAGCAACTGCATCCCCACTCTAAGCAGGTCAAGAAGCCTCTCAAGTATAGTTACTTGGAGTTATATCAGAGCAAGACATCTCACCTGTCTCGTTCACTTCATTACttacaataattttttttttttgttaattacaATAACGAAAAAAAGGGCTAAATATGTGTGTCCAAAGGGTGACAGACATGATAACTGTGGGGTGGGGGAGTTCTTCCATCTGCTAACCCAACCTTGAGGACAGCTTGTCCTGAAGTGGATGCCAAACAGAGGTAGAACTGTGAGGATTAGCTGGATCTGAATATAATATTTCAACACAAATCAATTAACTTCACGCACTGAATTCGTGGATAAAGCTCCTCTGTAATCTTCTCTCCGAGCATAAGGAGCTTTCCATCAACACAGTAATTCTGCCCTCTGCCAGGTCCAGCTATAGTGACAGGAGAGAAAGAATATTACTAcagcttttttccccacttttttTGAAGTATGGGAACATGCCATCCTGGCAATTCACTCGTGCAATCCTCGTTACATAACTTTTAATATCATTCTTCAAATTACAATCACTGTTTTAAGTTCCTGTGCGTCTTAGTGGAATCATAACAGAAGTTATCAGCCTCTAGCAGCAGTCGTGAATTCTCAAGTATACAATCTGCTAGTCAAAGTGCATTTCATAAAGCGTGCACAGCTCTGAGACACAGACTGACGGAGTTTTATTTGATGTCCTCCTACAGCACTCGACATTACCAGGCAGCCTCATCATCTTCCCTCTGCTATTTCACTTTTTTGGATGTGGACCAGAGTTGCGCAGTCATTAAAATCTGATTCTGTGCAGCCTCTCTGGGGAAGCAGGTGTGATTccaagaagaaagaaaacaaccacaCTCCATATGGCGCACTCGTGTCCTCACAGGTGGACGTGTGCTAGGTCGCTTGTACTTAGTTTGGGGGGGTGGAGAGGTGCCGCCTGACCATCTGGGCTCAATCCCGTCCCTCTGGCGAGTGCAGTCACAGGTCTGTGTGAGTCCAGCCCTCGCCATTACTGACAGCGAGGCAACCTTTATCCCGCTGGTTGGAGATTAATTTTGCAgtttattacaaaatgaaaggtgtattaaatcaaaatgtaaatataatctTTTTGGGATTCCAGACGATGTAGCAATCATTAAATGTAATCAGGGTGAATGGTAAGGGCGACAGGAAATACAGGTTGCCAGCGGACCACATCGCACACGCGGGTGAGTTGAAGTTGAGGTTTATAAGTTTTTCAGACAAATCTtaggcagcagctgcaggagtggGTTTATGTGACCTTTCTTTTGCCCCAAAGCATATGTGTGCTCTTGATTACTTGTTCCACTGTCTCTCACATCCCTCCAGTCAATCATCGTATGAGCAGAGGAGGGCGCAGCTGATTCTGACACATTCTCATAgataggttaaaaaaaaattacaggtTTCATCGGGTTTTGTATTctaatttgtgtgtgtaacTCTTGGGCAATAAGGTAGAACCACTGAATTTAGTGAGAATTTAGTTTCAGGCGAGATGAAACATAGACTTTCACTGCTTTCATACaaagatgaaaatgtttgtgcaCTGACAGCAGCCTTGCATCTATTCAGGACTCTCCTCGCAACAAGAAGCACAAGTCAGA
This region of Pempheris klunzingeri isolate RE-2024b chromosome 2, fPemKlu1.hap1, whole genome shotgun sequence genomic DNA includes:
- the camk1a gene encoding calcium/calmodulin-dependent protein kinase type 1, encoding MPLGEDGNGWKKKTSDIKEHYDFKEVLGTGAFSEVVLAEEKRTQRLVAIKCIPKKALEGKENNIENEIAVLHRIKHPNIVSLEDIFESTSHLYLVMQLVSGGELFDRIVEKGFYTERDASQLIHQILDAVKYLHDMGIVHRDLKPENLLYYSMDEDSKIMISDFGLSKIEGAGSVMSTACGTPGYVAPEVLAQKPYSKAVDCWSIGVISYILLCGYPPFYDENDAKLFEQILKAEYEFDSPYWDDISDSAKDFICHLMEKDPSKRYTCEQALQHPWICGDTALDKNIHESVSAQIKKNFAKSKWKQAFNATAVVRHMRKLQLGTSLEGPSQITPTSPCHGHLLPEEEEEEEEEDDDLGNGEEESLSHYEDGRRGSTEGSTDRDSLRSCTYCCRPASRV